The Lactuca sativa cultivar Salinas chromosome 2, Lsat_Salinas_v11, whole genome shotgun sequence genome includes a window with the following:
- the LOC128132099 gene encoding uncharacterized protein LOC128132099, giving the protein MRWIADIEGCFYTCSCPEHLRVRFALNQLRLGAKDWWKFVTANFTLAETAAVTWEGFTTMFRDEYVPPVERERLVQEFLTLKQGTDSVAAITRKFHERAMFCPELVATEQARMSRYLGVLRREIREFVSNSTYHTFTELQANARKREIELETQAREEAESQQADRRPAQSQPAAKRIKSADSRTGGSKNRTCVKCGKGHDGACRAGACYKCGKEGHIARECPKGFTVCFHCNQTGHRKAECPQLRQGSAPVARTTETRPVKVEAPRARGRAFQLTAEEVRAAPDVVAGTSEDRGKAPA; this is encoded by the exons atgaggtggatcgcagatatagaggggtgcttctacacttgttcatgcccggagcacctgagggtacggttcgctttgaaccagctccgtctgggagccaaggactggtggaagttcgtgacggcgaacttcactttagcagagactgcggcagtgacatgggaggggttcactaccatgttcagggatgagtacgttcccccggtggagcgggaacgattggttcaggagttcttaaccctcaagcagggtactgattcggtggcggcgatcacgcggaagttccatgagagggcgatgttttgccccgagctagtggccacagagcaggctcggatgagccggtacttaggtgttctgaggagggagatccgggagtttgtgtcaaactccacttaccatacttttactgagcttcaggcgaatgccaggaagcgtgagatcgagttagagactcaggccagggaggaggccgagtctcagcaggcagaccggcgaccggctcagtctcagccggcagccaagcggatcaagtccgccgattcgaggacgggaggttcgaagaaccgcacttgcgtaaagtgcggtaagggtcacgatggggcgtgtcgagccggtgcttgctacaagtgtggcaaggagggacacattgctagggagtgtcccaagggatttacggtttgctttcattgcaaccagaccggccatcggaaggccgagtgccctcagcttcgtcagggatctgcacctgttgccaggactactgagactcgaccggtgaaggtcgaggccccgagggctcgtgggagagcctttcagctgactgcggaggaggtccgcgctgcgcccgatgttgtggcag gtactagcgaggaccgtgggaaggcgccggcatga
- the LOC111909907 gene encoding pectate lyase — MATTFLPLILLLSSLSLLTIASSSSSQKNPESVVEEVNRSINGSRRNLGYLSCGNGNPIDDCWRCDPNWATNRQRLADCAIGFGKDAIGGKNGRIYVVTDPRNDNPVNPVPGTLRYGVIQDEPLWIIFQREMVIQLRQELVMNSFKTIDGRGTNVHIGNGPCITIHDATNIIIHGIHIHDCEQAGNGNIRNSPHHSGWWTQSDGDGITIESSKHIWIDHCSLSNCHDGLIDVIHGSTAITISNNYMTHHDKVMLLGHSDSYTQDKQMQVTIAFNHFGEGLVQRMPRCRHGYFHVVNNDYTHWEMYAIGGSASPTIYSQGNRFTAPNIRFRKQVTKHENAKESEWKNWNWRSEGDLMLNGAYFLESGKGAASSYARASSLSGRPSSLVGAMTRTAGALACWKGSQC, encoded by the exons ATGGCGACCACATTTCTGCCATTGATCCTTTTGCTTTCCTCATTGTCTCTACTAACAATCGCTTCTTCTTCCTCATCCCAAAAAAACCCTGAATCAGTCGTGGAAGAAGTCAACCGGAGCATCAATGGCTCCCGGAGAAACTTGGGTTACCTCTCCTGCGGCAACGGCAACCCAATTGACGACTGCTGGAGGTGTGACCCGAACTGGGCCACCAATCGTCAAAGGCTAGCTGACTGCGCAATTGGATTTGGAAAGGACGCCATCGGCGGGAAAAACGGACGGATATACGTCGTCACCGATCCCCGGAATGATAATCCGGTGAACCCGGTTCCGGGAACACTCAGATATGGCGTGATTCAAGATGAACCGTTGTGGATCATCTTTCAACGTGAAATGGTGATCCAATTACGTCAAGAGCTTGTGATGAACTCGTTCAAAACCATTGACGGAAGGGGTACCAATGTTCATATTGGTAATGGTCCATGCATCACCATACATGATGCTACTAACATCATCATCCATGGGATTCATATACATGACTGTGAGCAGGCCGGAAATGGCAACATCAGAAACTCACCACATCATTCCGGATGGTGGACTCAGTCCGATGGTGATGGGATTACCATAGAGTCAAGCAAGCATATATGGATAGATCACTGTTCATTGTCTAATTGTCATGATGGACTCATTGATGTCATCCATGGATCCACAGCCATCACCATATCTAACAATTACATGACTCATCATGATAAAGTCATGTTGTTGGGACACAGTGATAGTTATACGCAGGATAAACAGATGCAAGTTACCATTGCGTTTAATCATTTTGGTGAAGGTCTTGTTCAGAGAATGCCTAG ATGTAGACATGGGTATTTCCATGTAGTGAATAATGACTACACCCATTGGGAAATGTATGCAATCGGAGGCAGTGCTTCCCCTACCATCTATAGCCAAGGCAATAGATTTACTGCACCCAATATCAGATTTAGAAAACAA GTGACAAAGCATGAGAATGCAAAGGAAAGCGAATGGAAGAATTGGAATTGGAGATCGGAAGGGGATTTGATGCTGAATGGAGCATATTTCTTGGAGTCGGGAAAAGGTGCGGCTTCATCATATGCAAGAGCTTCAAGCTTAAGTGGCAGACCATCTTCACTTGTGGGGGCGATGACTAGGACTGCCGGAGCACTTGCTTGCTGGAAAGGCTCTCAATGCTGA
- the LOC111909908 gene encoding classical arabinogalactan protein 4-like produces the protein MTRQLVVLAIIFTALLSFITAAPTPSPTPKAAPSPHGSGKASSPSPTNHRKTKSPTLSPSSSLPPSSSTPSSSPSSGDISSPSPSDGSTASPPSPDSTASPGDDSPPSDSDDYGDQPTLEESLDDDVEDGASASLKLSGVSALAAIVKVENYWIIKKRENFVYTFVKLQNIVFNQSKI, from the exons ATGACACGCCAATTGGTTGTCCTTGCTATCATCTTCACCGCCCTTCTCAGCTTCATCACCGCCGCCCCAACACCAAGTCCCACCCCGAAGGCAGCACCATCACCGCACGGCTCCGGCAAGGCCTCGTCACCATCGCCAACCAACCACCGAAAAACTAAATCTCCAACTTTATCACCTTCATCTTCTCTACCCCCTTCTTCTTCCACTCCTTCCTCCTCCCCTTCAAGCGGTGACATCTCATCGCCTAGCCCTTCTGACGGGTCAACCGCTAGCCCGCCTTCGCCGGATTCTACTGCTTCACCGGGAGACGATTCACCACCGTCGGACTCAGATGATTATGGTGATCAACCGACATTAGAAGAATCGTTGGATGATGATGTTGAAGATGGTGCATCTGCAAGCTTAAAGTTATCAGGTGTGAGTGCTCTTGCTGCGATt GTAAAGGTTGAAAATTATTGGATAATTAAAAAAAGGGAGAATTTCGTATATACATTTGTTAAGCTTCAAAATATCGTATTTAACCAATCTAaaatctaa